One segment of Arvicanthis niloticus isolate mArvNil1 chromosome 5, mArvNil1.pat.X, whole genome shotgun sequence DNA contains the following:
- the Klhl17 gene encoding kelch-like protein 17 isoform X5, with product MQPRGERPAGRTQSPEHSSPGPGPEAPPPPQPPAPEAERARPRQARPAAPMEGSMQLLSREGHSVAHNSKRHYHDAFVAMSRMRQRGLLCDIVLHVAAKEIRAHKVVLASCSPYFHAMFTNEMSESRQTHVTLHDIDPQALDQLVQFAYTAEIVVGEGNVQTLLPAASLLQLNGVRDACCKFLLSQLDPSNCLGIRGFADTHSCSDLLKAAHRYVLQHFVDVAKTEEFMLLPLKQVLELVSSDSLNVPSEEDVYRAVLSWVKHDVDTRRQHVPRLMKCVRLPLLSRDFLLGHVDAESLVRHHPDCKDLLIEALKFHLLPEQRGVLGTSRTRPRRCEGAGPVLFAVGGGSLFAIHGDCEAYDTRTDRWHVVASMSTRRARVGVAAVGNRLYAVGGYDGTSDLATVESYDPVTNTWQPEVSMGTRRSCLGVAALHGLLYAAGGYDGASCLNSAERYDPLTGTWTSIAAMSTRRRYVRVATLDGNLYAVGGYDSSSHLATVEKYEPQVNSWTPVASMLSRRSSAGVAVLEGALYVAGGNDGTSCLNSVERYSTKAGAWESVAPMNIRRSTHDLVAMDGWLYAVGGNDGSSSLNSIEKYNPRTNKWVAASCMFTRRSSVGVAVLELLNFPPPSSPTLSVSSTSL from the exons ATGCAGCCCCGTGGCGAGCGGCCTGCTGGCAGGACGCAGAGTCCAGAGCACAGTAGCCCCGGGCCCGGGCCTGAGGCGCCACCGCCGCCCCAGCCGCCGGC CCCTGAGGCAGAGCGAGCTCGGCCCAGGCAGGCCCGTCCTGCAGCACCGATGGAAGGTTCCATGCAGCTGTTGAGCAGAGAGGGTCACAGTGTGGCACACAACTCCAAACGGCACTACCATGATGCTTTTGTGGCTATGAGTCGCATGCGGCAGCGTGGCCTTCTGTGTGACATCGTCCTGCATGTGGCAGCCAAGGAGATCCGTGCTCATAAGGTGGTTTTGGCCTCCTGTAGCCCCTACTTCCACGCCATGTTCACAA ATGAGATGAGTGAGAGCCGCCAGACACATGTGACACTGCATGACATTGACCCGCAAGCCTTAGACCAGCTGGTACAGTTTGCATACACAGCTGAGATTGTGGTGGGCGAGGGCAATGTTCAG ACTCTACTCCCAGCTGCCAGCCTTCTACAGTTGAATGGTGTTCGAGATGCCTGCTGCAAGTTCCTCCTGAGCCAGCTCGACCCTTCCAACTGCCTGGGCATTCGAGGATTTgcagacacacactcatgcagCGACCTGCTCAAGGCAGCACACAGGTACGTGCTGCAACACTTCGTGGACGTGGCCAAGACTGAGGAGTTCATGCTGCTGCCACTGAAGCAG GTGCTGGAATTGGTCTCTAGTGATAGCCTGAACGTGCCCTCAGAGGAAGATGTGTATCGTGCAGTCCTGAGCTGGGTCAAACATGATGTAGACACTCGGAGACAGCATGTACCAAGG CTGATGAAGTGTGTACGGCTGCCTCTGCTGAGCCGAGACTTCCTATTGGGCCACGTGGATGCTGAAAGCCTTGTGAGACATCACCCTGACTGCAAGGATCTGCTCATTGAGGCCCTTAAGTTCCACTTGCTGCCTGAGCAGAGAGGTGTTTTGGGTACTAGCCGCACAAGACCCCGTCGCTGTGAAGGTGCTGGCCCTGTTCTCTTTGCTGTTG GTGGTGGGAGCCTGTTTGCTATCCATGGAGACTGTGAAGCATATGACACTAGAACTGACCGCTGGCATGTGGTGGCCTCCATGTCTACACGTCGGGCTCGTGTAGGAGTTGCTGCTGTTGGGAACCGACTGTATGCTGTGGGCGG CTATGATGGAACCTCAGACCTGGCTACGGTGGAGTCCTATGACCCTGTGACAAACACATGGCAGCCCGAGGTCTCCATGGGCACAAGGCGAAGCTGCCTAGGTGTAGCTGCCCTGCATGGGCTCCTGTATGCAGCTGGTGGCTACGATGGGGCTTCCTGCCTCAACAG TGCTGAACGATATGACCCACTGACAGGAACATGGACATCCATTGCTGCCATGAGTACCCGGAGGCGATATGTGCGTGTGGCCACACTTG ATGGGAACCTGTACGCCGTGGGTGGTTATGACAGCTCATCACACCTGGCCACCGTGGAGAAGTATGAGCCCCAG GTGAATTCATGGACACCTGTGGCTTCCATGCTGAGCCGGCGAAGCTCAGCAGGAGTAGCAGTGCTGGAGGGTGCCCTGTATGTCGCAGGGGGCAATGATGGTACAAGCTGCCTCAACTCAGTGGAGAGATATAGCACCAAGGCTGGTGCCTGGGAGAGTGTGGCACCCATGAATATCCGCAG GAGCACACATGACCTGGTGGCCATGGACGGCTGGCTCTACGCTGTGGGGGGCAATGATGGCAGCTCCAGCCTCAACTCCATAGAGAAGTACAACCCGAGGACCAACAAGTGGGTGGCAGCATCCTGCATGTTCACAAGACGCAGCAGTGTGGGTGTGGCAGTGCTGGAGCTGCTCAACTTCCCACCACCTTCCTCACCCACGCTGTCTGTGTCCTCTACCAGCCTCTGA
- the Klhl17 gene encoding kelch-like protein 17 isoform X14: protein MQPRGERPAGRTQSPEHSSPGPGPEAPPPPQPPAPEAERARPRQARPAAPMEGSMQLLSREGHSVAHNSKRHYHDAFVAMSRMRQRGLLCDIVLHVAAKEIRAHKVVLASCSPYFHAMFTNEMSESRQTHVTLHDIDPQALDQLVQFAYTAEIVVGEGNVQVRHAFPIPMFPEISSPDLCTLASPCFSSISSYSVFFWSPPASPIFIPQTLLPAASLLQLNGVRDACCKFLLSQLDPSNCLGIRGFADTHSCSDLLKAAHRYVLQHFVDVAKTEEFMLLPLKQVLELVSSDSLNVPSEEDVYRAVLSWVKHDVDTRRQHVPRLMKCVRLPLLSRDFLLGHVDAESLVRHHPDCKDLLIEALKFHLLPEQRGVLGTSRTRPRRCEGAGPVLFAVGGGSLFAIHGDCEAYDTRTDRWHVVASMSTRRARVGVAAVGNRLYAVGGYDGTSDLATVESYDPVTNTWQPEVSMGTRRSCLGVAALHGLLYAAGGYDGASCLNRNMDIHCCHEYPEAI, encoded by the exons ATGCAGCCCCGTGGCGAGCGGCCTGCTGGCAGGACGCAGAGTCCAGAGCACAGTAGCCCCGGGCCCGGGCCTGAGGCGCCACCGCCGCCCCAGCCGCCGGC CCCTGAGGCAGAGCGAGCTCGGCCCAGGCAGGCCCGTCCTGCAGCACCGATGGAAGGTTCCATGCAGCTGTTGAGCAGAGAGGGTCACAGTGTGGCACACAACTCCAAACGGCACTACCATGATGCTTTTGTGGCTATGAGTCGCATGCGGCAGCGTGGCCTTCTGTGTGACATCGTCCTGCATGTGGCAGCCAAGGAGATCCGTGCTCATAAGGTGGTTTTGGCCTCCTGTAGCCCCTACTTCCACGCCATGTTCACAA ATGAGATGAGTGAGAGCCGCCAGACACATGTGACACTGCATGACATTGACCCGCAAGCCTTAGACCAGCTGGTACAGTTTGCATACACAGCTGAGATTGTGGTGGGCGAGGGCAATGTTCAGGTGAGGCATGCCTTTCCCATACCCATGTTCCCTGAGATCTCCAGCCCAGATCTGTGTACCCTGGCCTCCCCATGCTTCTCCTCAATATCCAGTTACTCTGTGTTCTTCTGGTCCCCTCCTGCCTCACCCATCTTCATTCCCCAGACTCTACTCCCAGCTGCCAGCCTTCTACAGTTGAATGGTGTTCGAGATGCCTGCTGCAAGTTCCTCCTGAGCCAGCTCGACCCTTCCAACTGCCTGGGCATTCGAGGATTTgcagacacacactcatgcagCGACCTGCTCAAGGCAGCACACAGGTACGTGCTGCAACACTTCGTGGACGTGGCCAAGACTGAGGAGTTCATGCTGCTGCCACTGAAGCAG GTGCTGGAATTGGTCTCTAGTGATAGCCTGAACGTGCCCTCAGAGGAAGATGTGTATCGTGCAGTCCTGAGCTGGGTCAAACATGATGTAGACACTCGGAGACAGCATGTACCAAGG CTGATGAAGTGTGTACGGCTGCCTCTGCTGAGCCGAGACTTCCTATTGGGCCACGTGGATGCTGAAAGCCTTGTGAGACATCACCCTGACTGCAAGGATCTGCTCATTGAGGCCCTTAAGTTCCACTTGCTGCCTGAGCAGAGAGGTGTTTTGGGTACTAGCCGCACAAGACCCCGTCGCTGTGAAGGTGCTGGCCCTGTTCTCTTTGCTGTTG GTGGTGGGAGCCTGTTTGCTATCCATGGAGACTGTGAAGCATATGACACTAGAACTGACCGCTGGCATGTGGTGGCCTCCATGTCTACACGTCGGGCTCGTGTAGGAGTTGCTGCTGTTGGGAACCGACTGTATGCTGTGGGCGG CTATGATGGAACCTCAGACCTGGCTACGGTGGAGTCCTATGACCCTGTGACAAACACATGGCAGCCCGAGGTCTCCATGGGCACAAGGCGAAGCTGCCTAGGTGTAGCTGCCCTGCATGGGCTCCTGTATGCAGCTGGTGGCTACGATGGGGCTTCCTGCCTCAACAG GAACATGGACATCCATTGCTGCCATGAGTACCCGGAGGCGATAT GA
- the Klhl17 gene encoding kelch-like protein 17 isoform X6 → MQPRGERPAGRTQSPEHSSPGPGPEAPPPPQPPAPEAERARPRQARPAAPMEGSMQLLSREGHSVAHNSKRHYHDAFVAMSRMRQRGLLCDIVLHVAAKEIRAHKVVLASCSPYFHAMFTNEMSESRQTHVTLHDIDPQALDQLVQFAYTAEIVVGEGNVQVRHAFPIPMFPEISSPDLCTLASPCFSSISSYSVFFWSPPASPIFIPQTLLPAASLLQLNGVRDACCKFLLSQLDPSNCLGIRGFADTHSCSDLLKAAHRYVLQHFVDVAKTEEFMLLPLKQVLELVSSDSLNVPSEEDVYRAVLSWVKHDVDTRRQHVPRLMKCVRLPLLSRDFLLGHVDAESLVRHHPDCKDLLIEALKFHLLPEQRGVLGTSRTRPRRCEGAGPVLFAVGGGSLFAIHGDCEAYDTRTDRWHVVASMSTRRARVGVAAVGNRLYAVGGYDGTSDLATVESYDPVTNTWQPEVSMGTRRSCLGVAALHGLLYAAGGYDGASCLNSAERYDPLTGTWTSIAAMSTRRRYELRGYIAFPQMGTCTPWVVMTAHHTWPPWRSEFMDTCGFHAEPAKLSRSSSAGGCPVCRRGQ, encoded by the exons ATGCAGCCCCGTGGCGAGCGGCCTGCTGGCAGGACGCAGAGTCCAGAGCACAGTAGCCCCGGGCCCGGGCCTGAGGCGCCACCGCCGCCCCAGCCGCCGGC CCCTGAGGCAGAGCGAGCTCGGCCCAGGCAGGCCCGTCCTGCAGCACCGATGGAAGGTTCCATGCAGCTGTTGAGCAGAGAGGGTCACAGTGTGGCACACAACTCCAAACGGCACTACCATGATGCTTTTGTGGCTATGAGTCGCATGCGGCAGCGTGGCCTTCTGTGTGACATCGTCCTGCATGTGGCAGCCAAGGAGATCCGTGCTCATAAGGTGGTTTTGGCCTCCTGTAGCCCCTACTTCCACGCCATGTTCACAA ATGAGATGAGTGAGAGCCGCCAGACACATGTGACACTGCATGACATTGACCCGCAAGCCTTAGACCAGCTGGTACAGTTTGCATACACAGCTGAGATTGTGGTGGGCGAGGGCAATGTTCAGGTGAGGCATGCCTTTCCCATACCCATGTTCCCTGAGATCTCCAGCCCAGATCTGTGTACCCTGGCCTCCCCATGCTTCTCCTCAATATCCAGTTACTCTGTGTTCTTCTGGTCCCCTCCTGCCTCACCCATCTTCATTCCCCAGACTCTACTCCCAGCTGCCAGCCTTCTACAGTTGAATGGTGTTCGAGATGCCTGCTGCAAGTTCCTCCTGAGCCAGCTCGACCCTTCCAACTGCCTGGGCATTCGAGGATTTgcagacacacactcatgcagCGACCTGCTCAAGGCAGCACACAGGTACGTGCTGCAACACTTCGTGGACGTGGCCAAGACTGAGGAGTTCATGCTGCTGCCACTGAAGCAG GTGCTGGAATTGGTCTCTAGTGATAGCCTGAACGTGCCCTCAGAGGAAGATGTGTATCGTGCAGTCCTGAGCTGGGTCAAACATGATGTAGACACTCGGAGACAGCATGTACCAAGG CTGATGAAGTGTGTACGGCTGCCTCTGCTGAGCCGAGACTTCCTATTGGGCCACGTGGATGCTGAAAGCCTTGTGAGACATCACCCTGACTGCAAGGATCTGCTCATTGAGGCCCTTAAGTTCCACTTGCTGCCTGAGCAGAGAGGTGTTTTGGGTACTAGCCGCACAAGACCCCGTCGCTGTGAAGGTGCTGGCCCTGTTCTCTTTGCTGTTG GTGGTGGGAGCCTGTTTGCTATCCATGGAGACTGTGAAGCATATGACACTAGAACTGACCGCTGGCATGTGGTGGCCTCCATGTCTACACGTCGGGCTCGTGTAGGAGTTGCTGCTGTTGGGAACCGACTGTATGCTGTGGGCGG CTATGATGGAACCTCAGACCTGGCTACGGTGGAGTCCTATGACCCTGTGACAAACACATGGCAGCCCGAGGTCTCCATGGGCACAAGGCGAAGCTGCCTAGGTGTAGCTGCCCTGCATGGGCTCCTGTATGCAGCTGGTGGCTACGATGGGGCTTCCTGCCTCAACAG TGCTGAACGATATGACCCACTGACAGGAACATGGACATCCATTGCTGCCATGAGTACCCGGAGGCGATAT GAGCTTCGTGGGTATATTGCCTTCCCACAGATGGGAACCTGTACGCCGTGGGTGGTTATGACAGCTCATCACACCTGGCCACCGTGGAGAA GTGAATTCATGGACACCTGTGGCTTCCATGCTGAGCCGGCGAAGCTCAGCAGGAGTAGCAGTGCTGGAGGGTGCCCTGTATGTCGCAGGGGGCAATGA